A window of the Parvularcula bermudensis HTCC2503 genome harbors these coding sequences:
- a CDS encoding YqgE/AlgH family protein, with protein MANITETAIGHTHHGIPTEGPGLAGRLIVSMPQLNDGPFAQSVIYICTHDIEHAFGLILNKPIEGVVATEAVADMEEKDIDLPLFFGGPCEPRRGIILHSDQFVLEDSETIGAGLAISTTNEALAALGTPLLPAQSARLFTGHAGWGPGQLDDELRRHTWLDLETSTDFAFSDPETMWDRAMAEIGIPFQNLTALGTDKSAGSRPLI; from the coding sequence ATGGCGAATATCACAGAGACCGCAATCGGTCACACACACCACGGGATCCCCACTGAGGGCCCAGGTTTGGCGGGCCGCCTGATCGTATCCATGCCGCAATTGAACGATGGGCCCTTCGCCCAATCGGTCATATATATCTGCACCCACGATATCGAGCATGCCTTTGGCCTGATTCTGAATAAGCCGATCGAAGGGGTCGTCGCCACGGAAGCGGTGGCGGATATGGAGGAAAAGGACATCGACCTTCCCCTCTTCTTCGGCGGACCTTGTGAGCCGCGGCGCGGGATTATCTTGCACAGCGATCAGTTCGTGCTGGAAGACTCCGAGACCATTGGCGCCGGACTGGCCATCAGCACGACCAATGAGGCGTTGGCCGCCCTTGGGACCCCCCTCCTCCCCGCCCAGTCGGCGCGGCTGTTTACGGGTCATGCGGGATGGGGGCCGGGGCAACTGGACGATGAGCTGCGTCGGCATACCTGGCTTGATCTTGAGACTTCGACGGACTTCGCGTTCAGCGACCCTGAGACCATGTGGGACCGGGCGATGGCGGAAATCGGCATACCGTTTCAAAATCTCACGGCCCTGGGCACCGATAAGAGTGCCGGCTCTCGCCCCCTGATCTAA
- a CDS encoding DUF4170 domain-containing protein: MASQAETDRQTLYLVFGGELVSTRKAEFRDLSALDVVGIFPDFAAAERAWRAKAQETVDSAATRYFIVHLHEFLDPDGDGFLF, translated from the coding sequence ATGGCTTCCCAAGCGGAGACGGACCGACAAACACTCTATCTGGTTTTCGGTGGAGAGCTTGTGTCGACGCGGAAGGCGGAGTTCCGTGACCTCAGCGCCCTCGACGTCGTCGGGATCTTTCCTGACTTCGCCGCGGCGGAGCGGGCCTGGCGGGCCAAGGCGCAGGAAACCGTCGACAGCGCCGCGACGCGCTATTTCATCGTCCACCTGCACGAATTTCTCGATCCCGATGGGGATGGGTTCCTGTTTTAG
- a CDS encoding TldD/PmbA family protein, with protein sequence MADTFPSLLSSLLDKAKAAGATAADALVHESTSESVSVRLGKVEEVERSENQDLGLRVLVGQRQACVSTNDFTPSGLTDLAERAVAMAKQAPEDPYCGLAPSALLAQGPFPDLDLWDGQSPISDTLKERALACEEAALAIKGVTNSSGAGASVGHGRTFIATSTGFFGDRSGGHHSLSVSVLAGEGTAMERDYDYDSKTHLDMMRAPGAIGRRAGERAVRRLNPTKMKSQRLPVIFDQRLSAGLLGPLAGAINGGAIARGTSFLKDKMGEALFPADVTITDDPFIRRGFGSRPFDGEGVAPEKLDVIKDGVLTAWILNCRQARQLGLETNGRAKRGTGAPPGSGTTNFDLPAGPLTPEALYHETGDGLLVTETFGPQINSNTGDYSVGCSGYRIEKGEITAPVSEITIAGNLLEMWRNLSRANDFERRGGMNAPTLRVGEMTIAGN encoded by the coding sequence ATGGCCGATACCTTCCCCTCTCTCCTCTCCTCTCTTCTCGATAAAGCCAAGGCCGCCGGCGCCACCGCGGCGGATGCCCTGGTGCATGAAAGTACAAGTGAGTCCGTCTCTGTGCGCCTTGGCAAGGTTGAGGAGGTTGAGCGGTCGGAAAATCAGGATCTCGGCCTCCGGGTTCTGGTGGGTCAGCGCCAGGCCTGTGTGTCGACGAACGATTTTACGCCATCGGGGTTGACCGATCTTGCCGAACGGGCCGTCGCCATGGCGAAACAGGCCCCCGAGGATCCCTATTGCGGCCTCGCGCCGTCGGCATTGCTTGCTCAGGGCCCCTTTCCCGATCTCGACCTTTGGGACGGTCAGTCGCCGATCTCGGATACGCTCAAGGAAAGAGCCCTCGCCTGCGAAGAGGCGGCCCTCGCCATCAAGGGGGTGACGAATTCGAGCGGCGCGGGGGCGAGCGTGGGGCACGGCCGGACCTTTATTGCCACAAGCACAGGATTTTTCGGTGACCGCAGTGGGGGGCATCATAGCCTCTCGGTCTCCGTTCTGGCGGGCGAAGGCACCGCGATGGAGCGGGATTACGACTATGATTCAAAAACCCATCTGGACATGATGCGCGCGCCCGGCGCGATTGGGCGGCGGGCTGGTGAGCGGGCCGTGCGGCGGCTCAATCCCACGAAGATGAAGAGCCAGCGTCTGCCGGTAATCTTCGATCAACGCCTTTCGGCGGGTCTGCTCGGCCCTCTCGCGGGCGCCATCAATGGGGGGGCGATTGCCCGGGGAACGTCCTTTCTCAAGGACAAGATGGGCGAGGCCCTGTTCCCGGCCGATGTCACCATTACGGACGATCCGTTTATCCGCCGCGGCTTCGGCTCCCGCCCCTTTGACGGTGAGGGGGTCGCCCCGGAAAAGCTCGACGTGATCAAGGATGGCGTATTGACGGCGTGGATCCTGAATTGCCGTCAGGCGCGGCAATTGGGTCTTGAGACCAATGGTCGAGCCAAACGCGGTACGGGGGCGCCGCCGGGATCTGGGACAACCAATTTCGACCTGCCCGCCGGCCCCCTCACGCCTGAGGCGCTGTATCACGAAACCGGGGACGGGCTGTTGGTGACCGAAACCTTCGGTCCGCAGATCAATAGTAATACCGGGGATTATTCCGTAGGGTGTTCAGGTTATCGTATCGAAAAGGGCGAGATCACCGCGCCCGTCTCAGAGATTACGATCGCCGGAAATCTTTTGGAGATGTGGCGAAATCTCAGCCGCGCTAATGATTTCGAGCGTCGCGGCGGCATGAATGCCCCAACGCTGCGGGTCGGTGAAATGACTATTGCGGGAAATTAG